The Mixophyes fleayi isolate aMixFle1 chromosome 1, aMixFle1.hap1, whole genome shotgun sequence genome includes a region encoding these proteins:
- the LOC142143461 gene encoding alcohol dehydrogenase 1 isoform X2: protein MDLKPIKCKAAICWGPNQPLSIEEIEVAPPKCREVRIKIVATGICRSDDHVMSGAISDMKFPVILGHEAAGIVESVGEGVTDLKPGDKVIPLFVPQCGKCRCCLNPESNLCYKNDIGKYNGVLLDNTSRFTCKGKVIHHFISTSTFTEYTVVDEIAVAKIHKDAPLDKVCLIGCGFSTGYGSAVNTGKVKPGSTCAVFGLGGVGLSVVIGCKVAGASRIIGVDLNNDKFAKAKEFGATECINPKDYKLPIHEVLAQMTNDGVDYAFEVVGNTTVMTSALQSSHFGCGKTVIVGLAPSTAKMTFDPLLILTGRMLVGAVFGGWKSKDDVPKLVCDYINKKFEFDGLITHNLPFDKINEGFELLRKGESIRTVLMF, encoded by the exons ATGGACCTCAAG cCAATCAAATGTAAGGCGGCAATATGCTGGGGACCTAACCAACCACTCAGTATTGAAGAGATTGAAGTTGCTCCGCCAAAATGCCGTGAAGTTCGCATCAAG ATCGTGGCTACTGGAATCTGCCGCTCAGATGATCATGTTATGAGTGGGGCAATAAGTGACATGAAATTTCCAGTAATATTAGGCCATGAAGCTGCTGGGATTGTGGAAAGTGTAGGCGAAGGAGTAACTGACCTTAAACCAG GTGACAAAGTCATCCCTCTGTTTGTTCCTCAGTGTGGAAAATGCAGATGTTGCTTAAATCCGGAGAGTAATCTATGCTACAAAAATGA TATTGGTAAATACAATGGAGTGTTATTGGACAACACCAGCAGATTTACCTGCAAGGGAAAAGTTATTCACCACTTCATCAGCACCAGCACTTTTACTGAGTACACTGTGGTGGATGAAATTGCTGTTGCTAAGATACATAAGGATGCACCTCTGGACAAAGTCTGCTTGATTGGCTGTGGTTTTTCAACAGGATATGGCTCTGCTGTGAACACTGGTAAA GTTAAGCCTGGTTCTACGTGTGCAGTATTTGGTTTAGGGGGTGTCGGCTTGTCTGTGGTTATCGGATGTAAAGTAGCGGGTGCTTCCAGAATTATTGGAGTTGATTTAAACAACGATAAATTTGCAAAGGCCAAGGAGTTTGGAGCCACTGAATGTATCAACCCAAAAGATTACAAACTTCCCATCCATGAAGTTCTGGCACAGATGACTAATGATGGAGTGGATTATGCGTTTGAGGTGGTTGGAAACACTACAGTCATG ACTTCAGCTCTTCAATCTTCTCACTTTGGCTGTGGAAAAACAGTAATTGTTGGATTGGCTCCATCAACTGCTAAGATGACTTTTGATCCATTACTGATTCTCACTGGACGTATGCTGGTAGGAGCTGTGTTTGGAG GTTGGAAGAGCAAAGATGATGTGCCAAAACTGGTGTGTGATTATATAAATAAGAAATTTGAATTTGATGGGCTCATAACACACAACTTGCCATTTGACAAAATCAATGAAGGATTTGAACTTCTGCGTAAAGGAGAAAG TATCCGCACCGTGTTGATGTTTTGA
- the LOC142143461 gene encoding alcohol dehydrogenase 1 isoform X1: MATTGKPIKCKAAICWGPNQPLSIEEIEVAPPKCREVRIKIVATGICRSDDHVMSGAISDMKFPVILGHEAAGIVESVGEGVTDLKPGDKVIPLFVPQCGKCRCCLNPESNLCYKNDIGKYNGVLLDNTSRFTCKGKVIHHFISTSTFTEYTVVDEIAVAKIHKDAPLDKVCLIGCGFSTGYGSAVNTGKVKPGSTCAVFGLGGVGLSVVIGCKVAGASRIIGVDLNNDKFAKAKEFGATECINPKDYKLPIHEVLAQMTNDGVDYAFEVVGNTTVMTSALQSSHFGCGKTVIVGLAPSTAKMTFDPLLILTGRMLVGAVFGGWKSKDDVPKLVCDYINKKFEFDGLITHNLPFDKINEGFELLRKGESIRTVLMF; this comes from the exons cCAATCAAATGTAAGGCGGCAATATGCTGGGGACCTAACCAACCACTCAGTATTGAAGAGATTGAAGTTGCTCCGCCAAAATGCCGTGAAGTTCGCATCAAG ATCGTGGCTACTGGAATCTGCCGCTCAGATGATCATGTTATGAGTGGGGCAATAAGTGACATGAAATTTCCAGTAATATTAGGCCATGAAGCTGCTGGGATTGTGGAAAGTGTAGGCGAAGGAGTAACTGACCTTAAACCAG GTGACAAAGTCATCCCTCTGTTTGTTCCTCAGTGTGGAAAATGCAGATGTTGCTTAAATCCGGAGAGTAATCTATGCTACAAAAATGA TATTGGTAAATACAATGGAGTGTTATTGGACAACACCAGCAGATTTACCTGCAAGGGAAAAGTTATTCACCACTTCATCAGCACCAGCACTTTTACTGAGTACACTGTGGTGGATGAAATTGCTGTTGCTAAGATACATAAGGATGCACCTCTGGACAAAGTCTGCTTGATTGGCTGTGGTTTTTCAACAGGATATGGCTCTGCTGTGAACACTGGTAAA GTTAAGCCTGGTTCTACGTGTGCAGTATTTGGTTTAGGGGGTGTCGGCTTGTCTGTGGTTATCGGATGTAAAGTAGCGGGTGCTTCCAGAATTATTGGAGTTGATTTAAACAACGATAAATTTGCAAAGGCCAAGGAGTTTGGAGCCACTGAATGTATCAACCCAAAAGATTACAAACTTCCCATCCATGAAGTTCTGGCACAGATGACTAATGATGGAGTGGATTATGCGTTTGAGGTGGTTGGAAACACTACAGTCATG ACTTCAGCTCTTCAATCTTCTCACTTTGGCTGTGGAAAAACAGTAATTGTTGGATTGGCTCCATCAACTGCTAAGATGACTTTTGATCCATTACTGATTCTCACTGGACGTATGCTGGTAGGAGCTGTGTTTGGAG GTTGGAAGAGCAAAGATGATGTGCCAAAACTGGTGTGTGATTATATAAATAAGAAATTTGAATTTGATGGGCTCATAACACACAACTTGCCATTTGACAAAATCAATGAAGGATTTGAACTTCTGCGTAAAGGAGAAAG TATCCGCACCGTGTTGATGTTTTGA